A section of the Xiphias gladius isolate SHS-SW01 ecotype Sanya breed wild chromosome 8, ASM1685928v1, whole genome shotgun sequence genome encodes:
- the lysmd4 gene encoding lysM and putative peptidoglycan-binding domain-containing protein 4: MRRGEHVPRAFQAPVDVHASADGQVYVFKRRPNESAVSSDDEELSVMEMRPRVSQEQEQDRLRNVQLLERKVLDGDSLNKLALQYGCKVADIKRVNNLMQEQDLFALTSIKIPVQKHSFLTDLSDPQEEMPHSSAIPVKPQNRARGQPHLQELTDFLMEVDNDIEKLIQTTNDQDADFLEKEQRFGFRGQGLTTHGADWGIQWWNAVVAMLLIGIVLPLFYVIYFKTKDNGVVSPTDGSGALQSSVTSSNNSGTGLTAAGAEYSQEPG, translated from the exons ATGCGGCGGGGGGAGCATGTTCCACGGGCTTTCCAGGCCCCGGTGGATGTCCATGCCAGCGCAGACGGCCAGGTGTACGTGTTCAAGAGGAGGCCAAATGAGTCGGCTGTATCCTCAGATGATGAGGAGCTCAGTGTCATGGAGATGAGGCCACGGGTTTCCCAAGAACAGGAGCAGGACAGACTGAGGAACGTTCAGCTGCTGGAGCGGAAGGTGTTAGACGGTGACAGTCTTAACAAGCTTGCACTACAATATGGCTGTAAG GTGGCAGATATAAAGCGGGTGAACAACCTCATGCAGGAGCAAGATTTATTTGCACTGACATCTATCAAAATACCGGTTCAGAAACACAGCTTTTTAACAGACCTAAGTGACCCTCAGGAAGAGATGCCACATTCATCTGCCATACCAGTGAAGCCTCAGAACAGAGCCAGAGGCCAACCACATCTACAGGAGCTCACAGACTTTCTAATGGAGGTGGATAATGATATTGAGAAACTGATTCAGACTACGAATGATCAAGATGCAGATTTCTTGGAGAAAGAGCAAAGGTTTGGTTTCAGAGGACAGGGCCTGACCACTCACGGTGCAGACTGGGGAATTCAGTGGTGGAACGCTGTAGTTGCCATGCTCCTGATAGGCATCGTCCTAccattattttatgtaatttatttcaaaacaaaagataatGGAGTAGTTTCACCAACAGATGGTAGTGGTGCTTTACAATCATCCGTTACCTCTTCAAACAACTCAGGGACAGGCCTCACTGCAGCAGGAGCTGAGTATTCTCAAGAACCAGGATAG